The Tolypothrix sp. PCC 7712 DNA segment TGACAATGAACACATTGAGTCAGCCTTACGCCGGTTTAAGCGAGAAGTTTCCAAAGCCGGGATTTTTCAAGATATGAGGAAACATCGTCACTTTGAAACGCCGATTGAAAAATCCAAGCGCAAAAAACTTGCCTTGCACAAACAAAGTAAAAGACGTTTCCGCACTTGATAAATAACATAGATATAAATCAATGCCCTCAGATATTTTATGAGGGCTTTATTTATGGAAATCAACACAAGTAATCAAAAAATAAGAATGAAATTTTCTGAGCTAGCTGAAAATCAATATAGGCAAGAGTTCTGAGAGCCATTATCGCGCACTGTTCTTGCTCGGTCGCAGCTGGGGGCGATCGCTTCTATTTGATAAAAATCGGATTTTGAGCAGTGAAGCGGATTCAAATGGGGCGCTCCCAAGGTTCACTGTACTGCCGATATCCCAGACGCTTGAATGCAGAAATCATCCGCACGTTATTGACAGAAGTATCACAAAACACCCGCCAAACTCCTACTTGTTGTAATGTAAGTGTTCCTTGTGACAATAGATCGTTTGCAAAACCATGCCCTCGGTACTCTGGTAACACGCCAATATCGTAGATACTTCCTTCCTCTTTGCCTTCTTTGGCACATCCTGTAAAGATAACCGGAAGCACAAACCCTACAATGTCGTCATCTTCGTTAATCCCAAACTGCCACCAGTCATCTTGATACTCAAAGCCATCACTTGCCAAGTTCAAAAATTTCTCAGCCGCTTTGTCAGGCGAACTTTCTGAAATTTTTCTCTGATGACTTTCATCCATTGATGAAGCCATTACACGCGCAACAATTTTTATTAATGGATTGTCGCGCATTGCCTTGACTGGCTCAAAAGTCAATCGCCGTGGAACTTCAATTAACGGTTTAGGCTCTTCCCAAACAAAGGGTACTTTTAGGTAAGTTTGCTGACCCATAGGCAATAGCAACAAAAATTTATTACGCCTTTCATATTACACGATACTACATAATCAGCGTGACAGTTGGTAACTTAACTTGCATAAGCACTTAACTGTATTTACAAACTTTGGAATAGCCCCGACCGAGCAAGGAAGTTGCACAGCATTGGCTGCCCTAAACCTTTACTACAAACGATTGACAGCCTTTACAAGATAGCCGTTTCTTAACTGGCTTTCTTACTGAGACTGGCTTCTACAGTTGAGAGTATATGCTCTACTCTGCGCTCAAACCCAGATTCTATATAGCAATCTGCGGATATATGCACTCTGTTTACGGCATTTTCACGGCTCAATACGGTTTGATGCAGTCAGTCGTATTTAATTGGGAGACAGTGCAACGAGTCGTTGGAATGCGGATGGTGCTGGACTATTTGTGAGATGTTGGCGTATCACCTCAGCACACGCAGCCGGACTTAACAACGAGGTATCAACTTCCAGGTCATAGATGCCAGGAATGTGGACTTCACTTTGCCATAACTGAACCGGACGTGGCACCGAGGAGTCGTCCTCACTGACCACGTTCCATCCCGTTTTTTGTCGTCTTTCCATAATTATTTCAATGGGACAGCGAACGCCTACGAACAAGACCGGCAATCCGTTTAAACGCCGGACACTATCGACCAGAATGCCTCGCTTCGTTGCGTATGCGTCATGGTGTCCGACATCAACCACGACATTCAGTCCCAAGCGGCTATGGGCGGCGATGGATTCATACATGGCACTGTACAGAATGGGAACGAGGGCTTCGATGTCCTGGCGTTCTCCTCCTGGCCGCAGACCAATCCCAGGCAGGTATCGTGCGGGAGTCATTTGCATAAACCTATCGACACCCAAGTTCATCCATAGGCCATCAAACGTCTCTTGAATCACTGCGACAATGCTCGACTTCCCCGATCGCGGGGTACCATTCAAGATGATAATCTGTCCTAGCTCTGGTGTCTGTCCCATGATCAATCCTCGCATCCTTAATATATGCATTTTTAATATATATAGTTAGCAGTTCCACATAATTAGGATTTCGTTGAATCTGCAACTGAAAGTGCTTCTACCTCTGCAATGAGATATTGCAGAGGTAGAAATTTGCTTTCTTATGCTTTCGACACGCCTATGAACTTGCACCAGCTTCAGCTACAGCAGCACCTTCTTCTGGTTTAGGCTCTTTCACTTTTTTTTCAAAAATTTGGATTCCGGCATCAATCACCTCAAAACCATTCTCTGTGCGTTCGCCAAGCTTACCCGATATAGCCCCTGCCCAGTCAGCAAACTCAGATGTGTTGGCTTCAGCCAAACGAGAAGCTTTTTGCATTAACTTGAGCAGTAAAGACTATGCCGTTCTGATCGGTCAATGAGACTTCAACTTTTTTGTTCGCTGCTGGTGTAGCTGTTGGTAATTCACCACGCTCATTTAATTGTCACTTCGCTCTTTACTTGCATAGCTTGCCTCTAGCTCAATTTCACTATAATTATTGCGAAATAATATTAACAAAAACTAGCCAACGCTTTTTCAAGAGTTTCAGCAATAAATTATCTTTGCTTTTAGATAAAACTATCCGTTTTAGTAGTGAGAACTGATTGATGTCCCAATATCTCCCAATACGTCCCAACAGTCATCATCATCTTTCCAAGAAATTCTAATAACTCCCAAAGTTTCCCAAAATTTCCCGAACTTTTCAATATTTAATCTACTCTATTGACATAATTCTCATTAAGCTGAAAAGTCACCAATAATTCCCAATACTTCCCAACACAACTTCAGATATTCCCAAACAATCCCAATATTTCCCAAAAATATTGACCTGAAAAACTGACTACAAATCCCCGCACAGTACGCAAAAATGTTTTGACAGATTTTTTTGGAGAGAAAGTAGCGAAGATACCGTTGGCAAATTTGCCAACGGTATCTATTTCTTCATAGCCCTTAACGGGGAATAGTTACACTTGGATCTAATTTTCGGGCTTGATTAAATTTAGCGTTAGCACCTTTAATGTCTCTATCCAACTGCGATAAAGCTTGACCTTGGTTAACCAGAAATTGAGCCTTTTTGGTGTTGCTCCAGTTAGCATAGTTGAGACAGGTTTGGGCTGCGCCTTTAGCTTCCTCAGTTTTGGCATGTACAAGGGCGGGATGGTTGTATAAGCGATCGCACCCTATTTTTAGCCAATCTTGCCAATTACCACCAAGCCACAACCTTAGTGTGCTGTCATCGCTACCACTGACAATGTACTTGCCATCGGGACTGAACGCCAGTGCTAAGACAAATGATGTATGACCATTGAAGGTGTGGAGCAACTTGCCGTTGATATCCCACAACCGTAGTGTGCTGTCTGCACTACTACTGACAATATACTTGCCATCGGGACTGAACGCCAGTGCCGAGATAAGTTGTGTATGACCGTTGAGGGTGTGGAGCAACTTGCCGTTTGTATCCCACAACTTGAGTGTCCTGTCAGTACTGCCACTGACAATATACTTACCATCGGGACTGAACGCCAGTGCAAAGACAGATTCTGTATGACCGTTGAGGGTGTGGAGCAACTTGCCGTTGGTATCCCACAACTTGAGTGTGTTGTCTCCACTACCACTGACAATATACTTGCCATCAGGACTGAACGCCAGTGCCGAGACAGATTCTGTATGACCGTTGAGGGTGTGGAGCAACTTACCGTTGATATCCCATAACCTGAGTGTCTTGTCATAACTGCCACTGACAATATACTTACCATCGGGACTGAACGCCAGTGCAAAGACAGATTCTGTATGACCGTTGAGGGTGTGGAGCAACTTGCCGTCTGTATCCCACAACTTGAGTGTGTGATCCACACTGCCACTGACAATATATTTGCCATCGGGACTGAACGCCAGCACCCTGACAAGTTGTGTATGACCGTTGAGGGTGTGGAGCAACTTACCGTTGATATCCCATAACCTGAGTGTCCTGTCAGTACTGCCACTGA contains these protein-coding regions:
- the rpsU gene encoding 30S ribosomal protein S21, coding for MTQIVVDDNEHIESALRRFKREVSKAGIFQDMRKHRHFETPIEKSKRKKLALHKQSKRRFRT
- a CDS encoding GNAT family N-acetyltransferase, producing MGQQTYLKVPFVWEEPKPLIEVPRRLTFEPVKAMRDNPLIKIVARVMASSMDESHQRKISESSPDKAAEKFLNLASDGFEYQDDWWQFGINEDDDIVGFVLPVIFTGCAKEGKEEGSIYDIGVLPEYRGHGFANDLLSQGTLTLQQVGVWRVFCDTSVNNVRMISAFKRLGYRQYSEPWERPI
- a CDS encoding chloramphenicol phosphotransferase CPT family protein, whose protein sequence is MGQTPELGQIIILNGTPRSGKSSIVAVIQETFDGLWMNLGVDRFMQMTPARYLPGIGLRPGGERQDIEALVPILYSAMYESIAAHSRLGLNVVVDVGHHDAYATKRGILVDSVRRLNGLPVLFVGVRCPIEIIMERRQKTGWNVVSEDDSSVPRPVQLWQSEVHIPGIYDLEVDTSLLSPAACAEVIRQHLTNSPAPSAFQRLVALSPN